Proteins encoded by one window of Paraburkholderia terrae:
- a CDS encoding nuclear transport factor 2 family protein produces the protein MEAKLQQLLDEAEIRRVHIRYCRGIDRMDWDLVRSCYHPDAIDRHGAYEGGVEGFIDWAAELLPNFESTQHFTGNQYVEVHGDVAFAEHYAQASHRTKPDGDKPAMDWVVNIRYVDRMERRNGEWRIADRMVVLDSQRSDPVPGDLAPLENSNVGRRDKEDPSYRYQIV, from the coding sequence TTGGAAGCGAAACTTCAGCAGCTGCTGGATGAAGCGGAGATTCGCCGCGTTCATATCCGCTATTGCCGCGGCATCGATCGGATGGACTGGGATCTCGTGCGCTCGTGTTACCACCCGGATGCGATCGACAGGCACGGCGCGTACGAGGGTGGTGTCGAAGGTTTCATCGACTGGGCAGCCGAGTTGTTGCCGAACTTCGAATCGACGCAGCACTTCACCGGCAACCAGTATGTCGAGGTCCACGGCGACGTGGCGTTTGCGGAACATTATGCGCAGGCAAGCCACCGCACCAAACCCGACGGCGACAAGCCTGCGATGGACTGGGTGGTGAACATCCGCTACGTGGACCGCATGGAGCGGCGAAACGGTGAATGGCGGATTGCCGATCGGATGGTCGTACTCGACTCCCAGCGATCGGACCCGGTTCCCGGAGATCTCGCACCGCTCGAAAATTCCAATGTCGGGCGCCGTGACAAGGAAGACCCGTCGTACAGATACCAGATCGTATGA
- a CDS encoding Gfo/Idh/MocA family protein, which produces MEGKYRVGIVGLSPGRGWAATAHIPALRALSGVFELAGVANTSLASAQAAAAAFGIPQAFESAAALAVSPDIDIVVVTVKVQHHKDVVTAALQAGKTVYNEWPLGNGLEETIALAELAREKKALAVVGAQAIASPEVQFMRKLVADGKIGDVLSSTYVGSGFSWGDDILQGDAYAMDNANGATLLSVIGGHAIAAIDAVLGDIEQIGAVLSQRRQTVRVIETGETVEMKTPDHLMANAILRSGAPLSLQLRGGLPRGTKLLWEINGTEGDLRVTARNEYVPAVNITPLRVEFGRKGQNGYEELDVPDPFPIDAGDAVAARNVAGVYRLIADDLRNGTRTAPSFDHARALHEVLYAIEQSSETGNRIKVSK; this is translated from the coding sequence ATGGAAGGAAAATATCGTGTCGGTATCGTCGGCCTGAGCCCAGGGCGCGGTTGGGCGGCAACAGCTCATATTCCGGCCTTGCGGGCGTTGTCCGGCGTCTTTGAACTCGCCGGCGTGGCAAATACGAGCCTCGCGAGCGCGCAAGCGGCAGCCGCCGCGTTCGGTATCCCGCAGGCATTCGAAAGTGCCGCTGCGCTGGCCGTATCGCCGGACATCGATATCGTCGTCGTCACCGTCAAGGTTCAGCACCACAAGGACGTCGTCACGGCGGCCCTGCAGGCGGGCAAGACCGTGTACAACGAATGGCCGCTCGGCAACGGGCTCGAAGAAACCATCGCGCTTGCCGAACTCGCGCGCGAGAAAAAGGCATTGGCTGTCGTCGGCGCACAAGCGATCGCCTCCCCCGAAGTGCAGTTCATGCGCAAGCTCGTCGCAGACGGCAAGATCGGCGACGTCCTGTCTTCGACGTACGTCGGATCGGGTTTCAGCTGGGGCGACGACATCCTGCAGGGTGACGCCTACGCCATGGACAACGCGAACGGCGCGACATTGCTCTCCGTGATCGGTGGGCACGCGATTGCGGCGATCGATGCCGTCCTCGGCGATATCGAACAGATCGGCGCGGTGCTCTCGCAACGCAGGCAAACCGTGCGCGTCATCGAGACGGGCGAAACCGTCGAGATGAAAACGCCCGACCACCTCATGGCGAACGCAATTCTGCGCTCCGGAGCGCCGCTGTCGTTGCAACTCCGCGGTGGCCTGCCGCGCGGAACGAAGCTGCTGTGGGAAATCAACGGAACCGAGGGTGATCTACGCGTCACTGCGAGGAATGAGTACGTCCCGGCCGTCAACATCACGCCCTTGCGTGTCGAGTTCGGACGTAAAGGCCAGAACGGTTATGAGGAACTCGACGTCCCGGATCCGTTTCCGATCGATGCCGGCGATGCCGTTGCAGCGCGCAATGTCGCTGGCGTCTACCGGTTGATCGCCGATGACCTGCGCAACGGCACCCGCACGGCACCCAGCTTCGATCACGCACGCGCACTTCACGAAGTGCTCTATGCAATCGAGCAGTCGAGTGAAACGGGCAATCGGATCAAGGTAAGCAAGTAG
- a CDS encoding MarR family winged helix-turn-helix transcriptional regulator: MSKSSSNAVHEALERLEATGGERTDVFDDRGRTVPWMARTMYRLYDAQGQKLLDKEGISVAHWFYLRVLAERGEMNQLELSKRVGIASTTAVPALDRMEKRNLVRRTRDPKDRRKYYVSLLDEGRRLVDEMLPELTEMISASLEGIPAQDLEVFWKVMHQIEDNLTLMSQSDSVID, from the coding sequence ATGTCAAAGTCGAGTTCGAATGCAGTGCATGAAGCACTCGAGAGGCTGGAAGCGACGGGTGGTGAGCGCACGGACGTCTTTGACGACCGCGGCCGAACCGTGCCATGGATGGCTCGTACGATGTATCGCCTCTACGACGCACAAGGCCAGAAGTTGCTGGACAAGGAAGGCATTTCGGTTGCGCACTGGTTCTATCTTCGGGTTCTGGCAGAACGCGGCGAGATGAACCAGCTCGAACTCAGCAAACGGGTAGGCATTGCATCGACGACGGCCGTACCGGCGCTCGATAGAATGGAAAAGCGCAATCTCGTGCGACGGACGCGCGACCCCAAGGACAGAAGAAAGTACTACGTCAGCCTGCTGGATGAAGGACGACGCCTTGTCGACGAAATGCTGCCTGAACTCACCGAGATGATTTCGGCTTCGCTCGAAGGCATCCCCGCGCAGGATCTCGAAGTTTTCTGGAAAGTCATGCACCAGATCGAAGACAACTTGACGCTGATGTCTCAGAGCGACTCTGTGATCGACTAG